One Amycolatopsis thermophila DNA segment encodes these proteins:
- a CDS encoding sensor histidine kinase yields MDLVLTLVPMVFVLGATTAAGRFQDDRLDLPGYLWLAGAALPLLAVRPAPLPVFVVTAGLTWGYYVSDQPGGPAIVVPTIALFVLTRTRGPLVAGIVGGAVVLAGLLAYLVTGGTLVLDARAGLVLVWLAAVLGIGTAVRNRGAAKQAAEQEAAERQSRLAEQERLRIAREVHDVVAHSLAMINVQAGVALHVADRRPDQAVAALQAIKGASAAALADLRATVAVLRSGQGLGPAPSLRRLDELLDHTRATGLTVRVHGSPGDLPAPVDGAAYRILQESLTNVVRHANQPRTVDIRFARQDGRFRLVVRDDGRGAGTPTAGNGLRGMQERAATLGGKAEARAVDGGFEVRAELPLEET; encoded by the coding sequence GTGGACCTGGTGCTCACCCTCGTGCCGATGGTGTTCGTCCTCGGGGCGACCACCGCGGCCGGCCGGTTCCAGGACGACCGGCTCGACCTGCCGGGCTACCTGTGGCTCGCCGGCGCGGCACTGCCGTTGCTCGCGGTGCGTCCGGCTCCGCTGCCCGTCTTCGTCGTCACCGCCGGCCTGACCTGGGGTTATTACGTATCGGACCAGCCCGGCGGCCCCGCGATCGTGGTGCCGACCATCGCGCTCTTCGTGCTCACCCGCACGCGGGGACCGCTCGTCGCGGGCATCGTCGGGGGCGCGGTCGTCCTGGCCGGGCTCCTCGCCTACCTGGTCACCGGCGGCACGCTCGTGCTCGACGCGCGCGCCGGGCTGGTCCTGGTCTGGCTCGCCGCCGTCCTCGGCATCGGGACCGCGGTGCGCAACCGCGGCGCCGCCAAGCAGGCCGCGGAGCAGGAAGCGGCGGAGCGGCAGTCCCGGCTCGCGGAACAGGAACGCCTGCGCATCGCCCGCGAGGTGCACGACGTCGTCGCCCACAGCCTCGCCATGATCAACGTGCAGGCCGGTGTCGCGCTGCACGTCGCGGACCGCCGCCCGGACCAGGCGGTCGCCGCCTTGCAGGCGATCAAGGGAGCCAGTGCCGCGGCACTGGCCGACCTGCGCGCCACCGTCGCCGTCCTGCGGTCCGGCCAGGGGCTCGGCCCGGCGCCCAGCCTGCGCCGGCTCGACGAACTGCTCGACCACACCCGCGCCACCGGACTCACCGTCCGGGTGCACGGCTCGCCCGGCGACCTGCCCGCCCCGGTCGACGGCGCGGCCTACCGCATCCTGCAGGAGTCGCTGACCAACGTGGTCCGCCACGCCAACCAGCCACGCACGGTGGACATCCGCTTCGCCCGGCAGGACGGCCGGTTCCGGCTCGTGGTGCGGGACGACGGCCGCGGCGCCGGGACCCCGACCGCCGGCAACGGCCTGCGCGGCATGCAGGAACGAGCCGCGACCCTCGGCGGCAAGGCGGAGGCGCGCGCCGTCGACGGCGGCTTCGAGGTGCGCGCCGAACTACCCCTGGAGGAGACATGA
- a CDS encoding helix-turn-helix transcriptional regulator: protein MTTALRLSADEIRRTELAAFLRSRRERISPEQVGLPSGGRRRTPGLRREEVAQLAGVGVTWYTWLEQGRDIHASEQVLNAIARTLQLDPHERSHLFTLAGAPEPPMEKDCSAVSPQIRAILGQLEPFPAAVQNARTDILAYNRAYNWLMDVDSVPFEERNSMLLCFTNQRWRSRLRDWEDGMPRTVAQFRASMAEHIAEPGWKELVKRLRRESPEFEAQWNRHDVQPMRNLTKVFVHPEAGMLSFDYTHLWFGRRSEVRLTTYTPADSETAAKLHAGVLPPS from the coding sequence ATGACCACCGCTCTGCGCCTGTCCGCCGACGAGATCCGCCGCACCGAGCTGGCCGCCTTCCTGCGCAGCCGCCGGGAACGGATCTCGCCCGAGCAGGTCGGTCTGCCCTCCGGCGGCCGCCGCCGCACGCCGGGGCTGCGTCGCGAGGAGGTCGCTCAACTGGCCGGGGTGGGGGTGACCTGGTACACGTGGCTCGAGCAGGGCCGCGACATCCACGCCTCCGAGCAGGTGCTGAACGCGATCGCACGGACCCTGCAGCTGGACCCGCACGAGCGCAGCCACCTGTTCACGCTCGCCGGCGCGCCCGAGCCGCCGATGGAGAAGGACTGCAGCGCGGTGTCACCGCAGATCCGCGCGATCCTCGGCCAGCTGGAGCCGTTCCCCGCGGCGGTGCAGAACGCGCGCACCGACATCCTCGCCTACAACCGCGCCTACAACTGGCTGATGGACGTCGACAGCGTGCCGTTCGAGGAGCGCAACTCGATGCTGCTCTGCTTCACCAACCAGCGGTGGCGCTCGCGGCTGCGCGACTGGGAGGACGGCATGCCGCGCACGGTCGCGCAGTTCCGCGCCTCGATGGCCGAGCACATCGCCGAGCCGGGCTGGAAGGAGCTGGTCAAGCGCCTGCGGCGGGAGTCGCCGGAGTTCGAGGCGCAGTGGAACCGGCACGACGTCCAGCCGATGCGCAACCTGACGAAGGTCTTCGTGCACCCCGAGGCCGGCATGCTGAGCTTCGACTACACGCACCTGTGGTTCGGCCGCCGGTCCGAGGTCCGGCTGACCACCTACACCCCGGCCGACAGCGAGACGGCGGCGAAGCTGCACGCCGGCGTACTGCCGCCGTCGTAA
- a CDS encoding MFS transporter: MTTTLAPAETRQALTRGGLATVLLGAALAPIDLFIVNVALPTINSDLHTTTATLEWIVAGYGLTFALLLVIGGRLGDALGHRRVFSLGLAAFTLTSLICGLAPTATVLVVARVAQGAAAALMVPQVLSIIQATTTGELRSRTIGYYGATGGIAMVVGQLLGGVLVSADLAGTGWRPIFLVNVPIGLLGLVLARRLLPETRAHDPLGVDFWGTGLLGLTLLTLLVPLMEGRALGWPAWCWALLVAFPFAAAAFVTVERRLEARGVTPLLPPSVVRMPSMRRGLTVAVPFFAGFGGFLFVYALVLQDGLRLGPLSSGLALTPMAVAFLVMSLVSSRLVARIGRNVVVVGTTVQVIGLLALIGAVLLAWPDVTVLTLTPGMLVTGAGQGLTGPTLFRVVLSRVPAESAGAGSGMLTTTQQSSLALGVATLGTLFAALTGTWGMEGALLLVTGLQAIMMVGVALAARRLPDPRG, translated from the coding sequence ATGACGACAACCCTGGCGCCGGCCGAGACCCGGCAGGCACTCACCCGCGGTGGGCTCGCCACCGTCCTCCTGGGGGCGGCGCTGGCACCCATCGACCTGTTCATCGTCAACGTCGCACTGCCCACCATCAACTCCGACCTGCACACGACCACCGCCACCCTGGAGTGGATCGTCGCGGGCTACGGCCTCACGTTCGCGCTGCTGCTGGTCATCGGCGGGCGGCTCGGGGACGCGCTCGGCCACCGCCGCGTGTTCTCGCTCGGACTGGCCGCGTTCACCCTGACCTCGCTGATCTGCGGGCTCGCCCCGACCGCGACCGTGCTCGTCGTGGCCCGCGTGGCGCAGGGCGCGGCGGCCGCGCTGATGGTGCCGCAGGTGCTCTCGATCATCCAGGCCACCACGACCGGCGAGCTGCGGTCGCGCACGATCGGCTACTACGGCGCGACCGGCGGCATCGCGATGGTCGTCGGCCAGCTCCTCGGGGGCGTCCTGGTGTCCGCCGACCTGGCCGGCACCGGCTGGCGGCCGATCTTCCTGGTCAACGTGCCGATCGGGCTGCTCGGCCTGGTTCTGGCCCGGCGGCTGCTGCCGGAGACCCGGGCGCACGACCCACTGGGCGTCGACTTCTGGGGCACCGGCCTGCTCGGCCTGACCCTGCTCACCCTGCTCGTGCCGCTGATGGAGGGCCGCGCACTGGGCTGGCCCGCGTGGTGCTGGGCGCTGCTGGTCGCGTTCCCGTTCGCCGCGGCCGCGTTCGTGACCGTGGAACGCCGGCTCGAGGCGCGGGGCGTGACGCCGCTGCTGCCGCCGTCGGTGGTGCGGATGCCGAGCATGCGACGCGGGCTGACCGTGGCCGTGCCGTTCTTCGCCGGCTTCGGCGGGTTCCTGTTCGTCTACGCACTCGTGCTGCAGGACGGGCTGCGCCTCGGGCCGCTGTCCTCGGGCCTCGCGCTCACCCCGATGGCGGTGGCGTTCCTGGTGATGTCCCTGGTCAGCAGCCGCCTGGTCGCCCGGATCGGGCGCAACGTCGTCGTGGTCGGCACGACCGTGCAGGTGATCGGGCTGCTCGCGCTGATCGGCGCGGTGCTGCTGGCCTGGCCGGACGTCACCGTCCTCACCCTCACCCCGGGCATGCTGGTGACCGGCGCCGGGCAGGGGCTGACCGGCCCGACGTTGTTCCGGGTCGTCCTGTCGCGGGTGCCGGCGGAGAGCGCCGGTGCCGGCAGCGGGATGCTCACCACGACCCAGCAGAGCTCGCTCGCGCTCGGGGTCGCGACCCTGGGCACGCTGTTCGCGGCGCTGACCGGCACCTGGGGCATGGAGGGCGCGTTGCTGCTGGTCACCGGCCTGCAGGCGATCATGATGGTGGGCGTCGCGCTCGCCGCGCGCCGGCTGCCGGACCCGCGGGGCTGA
- a CDS encoding RNA polymerase sigma factor, whose translation MSEPRVRPDPAFALLEIYSSALPEVYGYLLARCGDRGVAEELTSETFLGAVSACRSPGAAPVSTPWLIGVARHKLVDHWRRREREERGLRVVHESEPESVDPWDAELDALLAREVLESLGPHHRAALTLRYLDGLRVPEVAHVLGRTVHATEALLVRARAAFRAAYREKEVRDD comes from the coding sequence GTGAGCGAACCGCGGGTACGACCGGACCCGGCCTTCGCGTTGCTCGAGATCTACTCGTCGGCGCTGCCGGAGGTGTACGGCTACCTGCTCGCGCGCTGCGGTGACCGGGGCGTCGCCGAGGAGCTGACCTCGGAGACGTTCCTCGGTGCCGTCAGCGCGTGCCGGAGCCCGGGCGCCGCGCCGGTGAGCACGCCGTGGCTCATCGGCGTCGCCCGGCACAAGCTGGTCGACCACTGGCGGCGCCGGGAACGCGAGGAGCGGGGACTGCGCGTGGTGCACGAGTCCGAACCGGAGTCGGTGGACCCGTGGGACGCCGAACTCGACGCACTGCTGGCCCGCGAGGTGCTCGAGTCGCTGGGCCCCCACCACCGGGCCGCGCTGACGCTGCGGTACCTGGACGGGCTGCGCGTCCCCGAGGTCGCCCACGTGCTGGGCAGAACCGTGCACGCCACGGAAGCGCTGCTGGTCCGGGCGCGTGCCGCGTTCCGGGCCGCCTACCGGGAGAAGGAGGTGCGTGATGACTGA
- a CDS encoding VOC family protein, whose protein sequence is MTDPFDSLRAPVQPVDPDPRFAAELRERLRRAVLNGGDMTGTEAPARAELHSLTPYLAVSDARRALDFYVEVFGAQRRGDPILMPDGRIGHAELAIGDSVLMLAEEFAEIGHVAAAGGASIRIELSDVDDAVRRAVERGAELLNPVEDRGHGRSGSIRDPFGQRWLVSQAPVRASGQDTARHGEAMYFTFQVPDDEAAKAFYGAVLGWQFAPGSVEGAWRFEGPGLEGGLWGGPGRQVGWKLMYAVDDVNAAVDRVRAAGGRVTEVDRKPYGLTADCVDDQGIEFWLWQP, encoded by the coding sequence ATGACTGACCCCTTCGACTCCCTCCGCGCCCCGGTCCAGCCCGTCGACCCCGATCCGCGGTTCGCCGCCGAGCTGCGCGAGCGCCTGCGTCGCGCTGTGTTGAACGGAGGAGACATGACCGGCACAGAAGCGCCCGCACGGGCGGAACTGCACTCGCTGACCCCGTACCTCGCCGTGTCCGACGCGCGGCGGGCACTGGACTTCTACGTCGAGGTGTTCGGCGCGCAGCGCCGCGGTGATCCGATCCTGATGCCGGACGGCCGGATCGGGCACGCCGAACTCGCGATCGGCGACAGCGTCCTCATGCTGGCCGAGGAGTTCGCGGAGATCGGGCACGTCGCCGCCGCGGGCGGCGCGAGCATCCGGATCGAACTATCCGATGTGGACGATGCGGTGCGCCGCGCGGTGGAGCGGGGCGCGGAGCTGCTGAACCCGGTCGAGGACCGCGGCCACGGCCGGTCCGGCTCGATCCGCGACCCGTTCGGCCAGCGGTGGCTGGTCTCCCAGGCACCGGTCCGGGCGAGCGGCCAGGACACCGCGCGGCACGGCGAGGCCATGTACTTCACCTTCCAGGTCCCCGACGACGAGGCCGCGAAGGCGTTCTACGGCGCGGTGCTGGGCTGGCAGTTCGCGCCGGGCAGCGTCGAGGGCGCGTGGCGCTTCGAGGGACCGGGCCTGGAGGGCGGCCTGTGGGGCGGCCCGGGACGGCAGGTCGGCTGGAAGCTGATGTACGCGGTGGACGACGTGAACGCCGCGGTGGACCGGGTCCGCGCGGCCGGCGGCCGGGTCACCGAGGTCGACCGCAAGCCCTACGGGCTCACCGCCGACTGCGTGGACGACCAGGGCATCGAGTTCTGGCTCTGGCAGCCGTGA
- a CDS encoding UDP-glucose dehydrogenase family protein gives MSGARIVVIGTGYVGLTTGACLAALGHQVTCVDVDDVKVARLAAGRVDILEPGLEELVTRGLAARRLRFVVGSRQAVAGADAVYLCVPTPMGAGGAADLRAVEAVIAEIADVLPAGCAVVTKSTVPVGTAQRIRALLGRDDVAVVANPEFLREGTAVADFMHPDRIVVGSDDQAAARRIAGLYRDLSAPSVVTDAASAELVKYAANCFLAMKLSYVNAIAELCDRLGADIVSVTEGMGYDRRIGRAFLKPGPGWGGSCLPKDTHALVQVAESVGFDFSLLTAAIVENIAQRDRIVAKIAGAVGGSLAGSRIGVLGLAFKAGTNDLRDSPALSVAAMLAAHGAEVTAYDPAVREALPGMTVVDDPYQVAKDADAVVVLTEWAEFTKLDWGYTADLMQGDGVVDTRNLLEPRVIVDAGLSYVGLGRPRPARVALPG, from the coding sequence ATGAGCGGAGCTCGCATCGTCGTGATCGGCACCGGATACGTCGGACTGACCACCGGGGCCTGCCTCGCCGCCCTCGGACACCAGGTGACCTGCGTGGACGTGGACGACGTGAAGGTGGCCCGGCTCGCCGCGGGACGGGTGGACATCCTGGAACCCGGCCTGGAGGAACTGGTCACGCGCGGGCTCGCGGCCAGAAGGCTGCGGTTCGTCGTCGGATCCCGCCAGGCGGTCGCCGGCGCCGACGCGGTCTACCTGTGCGTGCCGACCCCGATGGGCGCTGGCGGCGCGGCCGACCTGCGTGCCGTCGAAGCGGTGATCGCCGAGATCGCCGATGTCCTGCCCGCCGGCTGCGCGGTGGTCACCAAGTCGACCGTCCCGGTCGGCACCGCCCAGCGCATCCGCGCCCTCCTCGGCCGCGACGACGTCGCCGTGGTCGCCAACCCCGAGTTCCTGCGGGAGGGCACCGCCGTCGCCGACTTCATGCACCCCGACCGCATTGTCGTCGGCTCCGACGACCAGGCCGCCGCCCGGCGCATCGCCGGCCTCTACCGCGACCTGTCCGCCCCGAGCGTGGTCACCGACGCGGCCAGCGCCGAACTGGTCAAGTACGCGGCGAACTGCTTCCTGGCGATGAAGCTGTCCTACGTCAACGCGATCGCCGAGCTGTGCGACCGGCTCGGCGCGGACATCGTGTCGGTGACCGAGGGGATGGGCTACGACCGCCGCATCGGCCGCGCGTTCCTCAAGCCCGGCCCCGGCTGGGGCGGCTCGTGCCTGCCCAAGGACACGCACGCCCTGGTGCAGGTCGCCGAGTCCGTCGGGTTCGACTTCTCGCTCCTCACCGCCGCGATCGTGGAGAACATCGCCCAGCGCGACCGGATCGTCGCGAAGATCGCCGGTGCCGTCGGCGGCAGCCTCGCCGGTTCCCGGATCGGCGTGCTCGGCCTGGCGTTCAAGGCCGGTACCAACGACCTCCGCGACTCGCCCGCCCTCTCGGTGGCCGCGATGCTGGCCGCGCACGGCGCCGAGGTCACGGCCTACGACCCGGCGGTGCGCGAGGCCCTGCCCGGTATGACCGTCGTCGACGACCCGTACCAGGTGGCCAAGGACGCCGACGCGGTCGTCGTGCTCACCGAGTGGGCGGAGTTCACCAAGCTCGACTGGGGGTACACCGCGGACCTGATGCAGGGCGACGGGGTTGTCGACACGCGGAACCTGCTGGAACCACGGGTCATCGTGGACGCCGGACTGTCCTATGTGGGCCTCGGCCGCCCGCGCCCGGCCCGCGTCGCCCTGCCGGGCTGA
- a CDS encoding SDR family NAD(P)-dependent oxidoreductase: MQIKDTAAIVTGGASGLGGATARALAARGAHVFALDLAAGIEKAEKVEGITYVEADVTDGDQVAAAVEQAAGSSVPLRIVVNCAGIGPSARILSKKGTHDLGLFRKVIEVNLIGTFNVVTLAAEAIARTEPVEDGARGVIVNTASVAAFDGQIGQVAYSASKGGVAGMTLPAARDLASQGIRVMTIAPGIIDTPMLATVSDEFRAGLAAGVPFPKRLGRPDEYAQLAVNIVEHDYLNGEVIRMDGSLRMAPR, from the coding sequence ATGCAGATCAAGGACACGGCGGCGATCGTCACCGGTGGCGCGTCGGGCCTCGGCGGCGCGACGGCGAGGGCACTGGCCGCGCGGGGTGCGCACGTGTTCGCGCTCGACCTCGCCGCCGGGATCGAGAAGGCCGAGAAGGTCGAAGGCATCACCTACGTCGAGGCCGACGTGACCGACGGTGACCAGGTCGCGGCCGCGGTGGAGCAGGCCGCCGGCTCGTCGGTACCGCTGCGGATCGTGGTGAACTGCGCCGGCATCGGGCCGTCCGCACGGATCCTGTCCAAGAAGGGCACCCACGACCTCGGCCTGTTCCGCAAGGTCATCGAGGTCAACCTGATCGGCACCTTCAACGTGGTGACCCTGGCCGCCGAGGCGATCGCTCGCACCGAGCCCGTCGAGGACGGCGCGCGCGGCGTCATCGTCAACACCGCGTCGGTCGCCGCCTTCGACGGGCAGATCGGGCAGGTGGCGTACTCGGCTTCGAAGGGCGGCGTCGCCGGGATGACGCTGCCCGCCGCGCGCGACCTGGCGTCGCAGGGCATCCGCGTCATGACGATCGCGCCGGGCATCATCGACACCCCGATGCTCGCGACGGTCTCCGACGAGTTCCGCGCCGGGCTCGCCGCCGGTGTGCCGTTCCCGAAGCGCCTCGGCCGTCCCGACGAGTACGCGCAGCTGGCCGTGAACATCGTCGAGCACGACTACCTGAACGGCGAGGTCATCCGCATGGACGGCTCGCTGCGCATGGCGCCGCGCTGA